Part of the Vigna angularis cultivar LongXiaoDou No.4 chromosome 1, ASM1680809v1, whole genome shotgun sequence genome, TAGGTAGagaaatatagttatatttatacGTTATGGACAAAGAAGGGAATGGAACTTGAATAGTGTTGTGTGGTTGACGTCACGTGAGGAAAATGCATAATGGACCACCCAAGAGCTAATGGAATTTCACTCATTACTCTGTGGAAATAATCTCCTTAAAAGATTTCCTTATCCACAACATGTTCAATGACTTCAGCCATCAATGTAACTTTATTTCAACACTTCCATCAAAACTCAGAATGACACCATTTTCACCATCAACATACACCTTCAACCAcgcaaaaaataattaaaattaggtCCAAtgatttctttcatttcatttgatgacctttttttttttaatttaattttgttattttaaattttttcaatttgatttcaCCTTTTTCTAAgaactaatataattttttcatcaaattaattataagaatATTACAGTAACGATGTGCTATATAAACAATGAATGACAAATGACgtaaataataaatgatgacTTCTTAATAAAACAATGATGGCCAGGTGTTAATGCGGTAACATCATTACAAGAAGGAATTACGTtgcttattttttataaataaactaagtAAGAACATTTAAAATACtggaacaaaattaaaaattattagaaataacAATAGAAAAGATATCAAGCcttaaaattagagaaaaaaaaatagaatgttcagaaaaaaaaaatgcgaATGCTCTATCCCAAGCTATACTTGTAAAATTGAAACTAAGAGGTTAAGCTGATAAACTTGAAGTTAAGTTTAATAAGTACTGCCAAAGACAAAGTAATAACACTTGAAGTTAACATTTGAATTGTTGATCCAAGTCTTGCTGTTTCCAACCTTATTCTTTAGCATTTGCACATACTCAAGGTGAATGTTATATAAACTGTAGagaaatttgtttctttttacaCTTTAAATATACGGATATGCTGCATTGTATAATTTATATGACTTTTGAAATATGGGTTCGTTGCTGACCGGCCTTGAACCCGTCTAAAAGGAGGCAGGCCCAAGTCAAAGGCTAGAAGATTGTAAATAAGGAAATTGCTTCCCGCACCACTCAAATGTGCAAAATGTCGTAAATAGTCttatagaaatattaataataaaccacaaatattgaaaaatagaaatatgaaatataataataaatcacaaatatagaaatattacatttataGCCTAACATAGGAATTAACATGAGTAACtctataaatattacatttagaACTCACAGGTCAACTCGGCCCACCACAAGTTCAACTAAGgttggatttgaaaaatatgaaattttttatatgggTTAATTTTCAACCCGGATCacccgggttgaacccgtggtaaGTCGGATTGGCTCATCAACCTACCTagcttaatttaattatttattattttgtatttcaatattattattaacattttttattgtattgtaaatgagaataatgaaaaatatgttttaagagagaaaaatattataaatttatccattcaaactctaattttataaatggacaagtgacaCAAAAAAAcctgtaattaagtgagtcagtcaacccgtttaatccaccaacccgtggtgggccgacccggattcaaattttttcggcTTGTTAATAAATGAGCCGTGTTTGGTGGCTCACTAAGTAGTTAACCCGTGATGGATAGGATCAGATTAGATCGATTGACCTGttttaacaacaataataacaagGATACACCATGGGAGATTCAAGTCTGATTCTTACTGCGTTccttgttaaataaaaaaatataaaccaaGCAAAAACAAAACGAGAATGCtacaagcaaaaacaaaaacaaaaagtaaaaagtttTGAATAGCATAAGACAAATTTCAATCACCATTCAAGTATGATAAATCATAAAGTCTATCTTCCAAGATTATTTATTTCTTCCAATTtagtctctcttttttttttaaacttgttcaGGAATTCAGCGAAGATAATCTATAAAACAGTAAAGTTTAATGTCAACATTAGATACATTTCACAATCATGAAAATACTTTTGTTTCGTTACTTCatattaatacatataaataagtgtatattaaagaattaaacaccaaatatattaagataatgGACTAAATATATAGCACAACCTCAAGATGTATAATTGTGGGTGAgtttcaaaatcttaaaaaagtTTAGACTCGACTATGATTTCCTGATagccaaaaatattttcaataatttcgaCTATCACAACGAATTGAAATACAATCACATAACTAGTTCAGAGTTAATCATTTAatgtaaagtaattttaaaaacaataacatataaatttaCAACTAGGATTctcaaaaaattaatataaccaATTTTGAGTACAAATCAACATTTTCACATTGTCAAGAAGAATAAAACTTCTATATTTCAAAAACACAGGTCCACCTTTGCTAAAAGTTGACTCTGATGTCACtgtagtaataaaaatattagacaCATATATCGAGCCATTATAGACAATATAGCAAACTTTTTTCTCATTAGTCTTCCAATATTTGATCACATCAAAATCTTCAATGTCTTCATCATTATCTATTGTTGGTTCTTCTAAATAAGCATTTATTTAGGTCTTGCCAATGATAAATTTTGATTCATTCTGATACGTTTTAAAATCCTATTATGcattacatattaattatcaaaataaaactagaaaaaatgaaaatagtgaACCCTAGGTATATAATGCTTACCAAAATAATCATTGATTTGTTCAACTTTCTGTCTTTGATATTAAACTGAGACATGAAAATGAAGTGAGTACTTGATCGGGAAAGAGAAACACTAGGGACAGACAAGTTCTTTACATATTCTTTAAACAACCTTTTGAATTTCTCTAAcactttatttgttttctttatatagGTCAGTGTTAATATTGTGAAGCTTAATTTAGTCATACATTACTTAGTATTGTGAGATATTGTTCTTTGTTTAGTTGTATAAGCAATTTCTGTAAAGCTTTAAAGATACACCAAAATAAATACACTTCCTACTAAAGTGTGGATGTATACTGAACTACATTAAATTTTTGTGTAGtttatttctcttattttattgtCTTGTTCCTACTAACGTTATAAAATCAACCTCTATTGTGAATCAAGAATAACTCAAAAAGCTACCCAATACTAAGGCTCCCACAAGTAACTTATCATAAatcttttgattgatttttggtgtcattaactttcttttttgaTAAAGATTTAGATCCACATCTTCAAGTTTGCAAGACATCTTTTCTTTAGGTAACTGAGTGcatacatgtaaaaaaaataggttCCATTATTGTCATTGTATCGTACAACATCCCCAATCCACAAAACTCCAATAGTGAAACAAAGAACCGGAGTTGTTGATtgataaacaaaagaaaaatatcacaTAAAGTAGTTGAAAGAAACTCTAACTTCATCCACAATTATTTTCTTCAACCACTCGATCATCGTTGCTATCGTCGCTTATTTAACCGTGTGTGCTACTGTTGAACTCGACCAAAGATGGTGAGTTGGGGAATGTGATGTTttctttgaagaaaaaaaaaaccatttgCAGAGATACAATTTTGAACGAAGAAGATTAATCTGTCTCTAGTCCTGTCCTGACACACTTCATGggattttgaaaactttgaaaAGTCTCCTTTGTGGATCAAGAAAATGAGATCTAATTTTCAGCCAAGAGAACCAAAAAAACAATTCCATATTTCCTCTCTAACTTTCACAAACCATCACCTCAACCAACATTTATCAGAGTAATCTCTCCACGTAAAAGTATACCACAAACCACCTTCTccattaatttcaataaaactCACAAAGACGAAACTGAAATTCCAAAAAAACGAGGAATGGAGGTAGAAATTGATGGGGATGAGGAAGCAATTGCCTTGtatataaattcatcacaaacatttttttatctgtaCAGTGTATAAATTCATCATAGAAaacttttatcatatttaaatagTATGATTAAAGTTATTAAGGGATAAGGatcctaaaattttattaattcatttacaccatgtttttataaaattttagtcaaccattaattactttttgtagtttttatttaagTGAAATTAATGACATAAGCTTTCCATCTTGGgcaggaaaagaaaaagttgaaaatgatgctgcaaaataaaatatatcactattttaaaagaatcaaattaatttacattGAAAAGAACTAGATATTTCTTAAACGGTCAAGCATCAAAATcatagaaataaaacaaaaagtataaTATGATAAGTCATTAATCACAATAACCAACAAAACAATTTCGCTTTGTGGACGAATTAGATAGACacatttcaattttgttttttatttcaagttAACGATATCctccatttttaaaattgaattgaaattgtgtagattcacatatttatttaaaattatataatttttgaaatttaaccaatttaatttataaaaaaagtaagtaAAAATTACGCAAATGAGAGATTtcaatatacaatttaaaatatagaaaaaattaattaattaaaaaagctgaattaaactaaataaaaaactacTTTAAACCATGAATGATGTAGAGGGTGAAGATTCAGTTGTTGCCACTACATTATGAGAATGTTGCAGCAGAAGGGAATGCAGTGTCCAAAAGTAATATCTACGTACAGATGTTACTAAGAAATGCGATAAAAAAAACTGAGCAATTTACACAATAGTCTGTGCTTAAAATAGTATAATCCAGCATTTTATAAAACTcactaaaaagtaaaaaatcaaGCATATAAACCAAATTGCCTAGCACATTCATGAACAGGGTAATAGAATAGTAATAAGTGAATAATCAAATGAACCTAACTAATATCTCTTCCAATTCTCCTGCCTGTTATTCCTGAAAGCACAACAACCTATGGAGTAGACAATAACGAGGAAGACCAGGACTACGATGTTAATAACAGCCACCTTCTTCCAATCAGTCTTCAGGTTTTGCAGTAAGCCAGCCTTGCATGATTGGCAATCGAAGCACAGAATGTTGGGATCGTTATCCCAAGTAGTACAATCAGGGTTGTTCAGAGTAGCATTTGCGGTCTTTGTCCATGTAGTTGGATTCACATAGGTAAAATTGCACTCATCAGCAGGCTTACAACAACCGGACTGCACAAACCATCCAACAAATGCAAGTTAAAGTATAAGCACAGAGCTCTTTTGTGTGTCACACAAAGAAATTCAATGAGAATAAATCATGTTCAGTGCATAAGTATAACTATTTATATGTCTACAGTACCATATAAGAATCTCTCATGTAGGAAAATTCTTGTGTCTTTGAAGACTGatattctctttctctttttaaaagaaaattttgaccAAGTGGATCCCATTTTTAGATCCAATAGTGGATATGTTCTCTTGTAGTGTTCACATGCTATGCTACAATGAACCAAAGATTATTTACTGGCAAGAAAAGTGCACATAAAATCATGCAGGATGAAGGGCATCAGGATGTAAAATGGGAACAACTTTTTAGCTCTCCGTAGGCAGCAGTACTGGCATCAGTCAATTCCTATTTTAAAATGGCACACTAGAATGCCAAAAAGTGCGACAAAAAATACATTGGGAATTAGAAAATAAAGCAAAAGAACACAGCCTTTTCAGATGGAAGCCAATCCCAGTTAAAAAGATCCCCTTTCAAAAAGACACCAACTTGAATACTCTACGAGACTACGActataaaatacatattatcttaaaaatttgATCTGACGAAAGTTCACTTTTTCCAGAAAACTACTCATATTGAAACTAGCATTCGAGAGTGTAAggagacaaaaaaaatcttaaaggAGGTGGGCCAAAGGGCACacatattttaagtttatagtAAAACACAAACTAAACCAAGAAGTATGTGGTCTAATAAAGATAACCAgatttcaaaaaacaaaaagctAGTTACAATTCTCTATTTTTGCCGCTGTTTAATGAGAATCAAGATTTCACACAAGGAGGTGAAACTCTAGAATTACCATGAGATAAACCTCATCCAAAAGATTATGATCTAATCATAGGACAGCGAAATTAGGACaatttctttacttattttatttataactaacaaattaattaatgacaaataaacttttatctgtaacttatattcattttttatgaagctaaacaagaaagaaaaataaaacacctAAACAATTATGAATTAACTTTTTTCTCATTATGAAGCAGTCACAACTGAAAAACAGGATCTTGATCGAAAACCAGATCTTGCACGAACAAGCTGAAATTTTGGCAACAACCCAGAAAAAGGAttaaggaaaacaaaataaaattgagaagaggagaaagaaaCCTGAAGCGCGGAGAGGTTCTCGGTGTAGAAGTCAGGAAAGGTGTCGTTTAGGAACTTGTTTTGGAATTCAGTACAGACTTTCCCAGACTGTAAGCAACTCTTGATCCTGTTCCACGTCTTAGGGTTGTTCACCCTTTTCTGCAACCAATTGGAGTAATCCCCGAGCCTATACTCCTTATAGCCTCTCTTAGACACGGCCTCACCAGCGCCCTTGTTGGTGACAACGAAGGCGAAGATGGTGAAGGCGAAGAGAATAACGATGAGCAAGAACAT contains:
- the LOC108321543 gene encoding tetraspanin-8, giving the protein MVRFSNNIIGLLNFLTFLLSIPILGGGVWLSKHASTECDRWLEKPVIAIGVFLLVVSLAGLIGACCRVTWLLWVYLLVMFLLIVILFAFTIFAFVVTNKGAGEAVSKRGYKEYRLGDYSNWLQKRVNNPKTWNRIKSCLQSGKVCTEFQNKFLNDTFPDFYTENLSALQSGCCKPADECNFTYVNPTTWTKTANATLNNPDCTTWDNDPNILCFDCQSCKAGLLQNLKTDWKKVAVINIVVLVFLVIVYSIGCCAFRNNRQENWKRY